Proteins encoded within one genomic window of uncultured Draconibacterium sp.:
- the hpt gene encoding hypoxanthine phosphoribosyltransferase — MKKVKILDKEFELFIPYEKIRSVVEQMAETMNKELADKDPLFLCILNGSFMFAAEIYKRIDFVESEISFVKLASYQGDSTTGTVKQLIGLNEEIEGRTVVILEDIVDTGITINNIQEQLAKMNPKEVQVATLLLKPDALQKEVDLKYVGMEIPNDFIVGYGLDYDGYGRNLIDIYTVVK; from the coding sequence ATGAAGAAGGTTAAAATTCTGGATAAAGAATTTGAGTTATTTATTCCATATGAGAAGATTCGTTCAGTTGTTGAACAAATGGCTGAAACAATGAATAAGGAGTTGGCCGACAAAGACCCGCTTTTCCTTTGCATCTTAAACGGTTCATTTATGTTTGCCGCCGAAATTTATAAGCGGATTGACTTTGTTGAGTCGGAGATTTCGTTTGTAAAACTGGCTTCATATCAAGGCGATTCAACAACTGGAACAGTAAAGCAACTGATTGGATTAAATGAAGAAATTGAAGGACGAACTGTTGTGATTTTGGAAGATATTGTTGATACCGGAATTACAATTAACAATATACAGGAACAACTGGCAAAAATGAATCCGAAAGAAGTGCAGGTGGCAACTTTATTGCTTAAACCAGATGCGCTTCAGAAAGAAGTAGATTTAAAATATGTGGGAATGGAGATCCCGAATGATTTTATCGTAGGTTACGGACTTGACTACGACGGCTACGGTAGAAATCTGATCGATATTTACACGGTAGTAAAATAA
- a CDS encoding adenylate kinase: MLNLVLFGPPGAGKGTQAEFLIKSFGLIHLSTGDLLRSEIAEGTTLGNEAKNFMDKGELVPDEVVIGMIKSKLDANKDAKGFIFDGFPRTVDQAKALDVLLNKNGTPISGMLCLQVEKQELIDRLLSRGKVSGRSDDQNQSIIENRIMVYTEKTLPLIEYYKPQGKHFDVNGMGTVEEIAGRLKEVVEKL, from the coding sequence ATGTTGAATCTCGTATTGTTTGGCCCACCGGGTGCAGGAAAAGGAACCCAGGCTGAATTTCTTATTAAATCATTTGGGTTGATTCACTTGTCGACCGGCGATTTGCTACGTAGCGAAATTGCTGAAGGAACAACACTTGGAAATGAAGCCAAAAACTTCATGGATAAAGGAGAATTGGTTCCAGATGAAGTGGTGATTGGAATGATTAAAAGTAAACTGGACGCAAACAAAGACGCGAAAGGTTTTATTTTCGACGGATTTCCACGTACCGTTGATCAGGCAAAAGCACTGGATGTTTTGTTGAACAAAAATGGTACACCAATCTCGGGAATGCTTTGCCTACAGGTTGAAAAACAGGAATTGATCGATCGTTTGTTAAGCCGCGGAAAAGTTTCTGGCCGTTCCGACGATCAGAACCAGTCGATTATTGAAAACCGCATTATGGTTTACACTGAAAAAACACTTCCTTTAATTGAATACTACAAGCCGCAGGGTAAACATTTCGATGTAAACGGAATGGGAACCGTTGAAGAAATTGCGGGCAGATTAAAAGAAGTTGTAGAAAAGCTATAA
- the obgE gene encoding GTPase ObgE, with protein MAETNFVDYVRIHCQSGNGGSGSAHLRREKYVAKGGPDGGDGGRGGHIILVGNEQMWTLLHLKFRKHIKAGHGEMGGKQRSTGADGEDVYLEVPLGTVARDVETGEFLFEITKHGEEQILMKGGRGGLGNDHFKTSTNQTPRYAQPGEEGVEGWKILELKVLADVGLVGFPSAGKSTLLSVVSAAKPKIADYPFTTLVPNLGIVGHREQRSFVMADIPGIIEGAHEGKGLGLRFLRHIERNSMLLFMVPADSKDHLKEYKVLLNELEKYNPELLDKQRFLTISKADMLDEELMQEISSELGEIPHLFFSAVSGFNIQQLKDRIWEILNS; from the coding sequence ATGGCAGAGACCAATTTTGTTGATTACGTAAGAATTCATTGTCAGTCGGGTAACGGAGGTTCCGGCTCAGCGCATTTGCGCCGGGAGAAGTATGTTGCCAAAGGTGGTCCTGATGGCGGCGATGGTGGTCGTGGAGGCCATATTATTCTTGTGGGTAATGAGCAGATGTGGACACTGCTACACCTGAAGTTCCGAAAACACATAAAAGCCGGACATGGCGAAATGGGAGGAAAGCAGCGAAGTACCGGTGCCGATGGTGAGGATGTCTACCTGGAGGTGCCGCTGGGAACCGTTGCCCGTGATGTGGAAACCGGCGAATTCCTGTTTGAAATAACAAAACACGGCGAAGAGCAAATTCTGATGAAAGGTGGCCGGGGTGGTTTGGGAAACGATCATTTTAAAACTTCTACCAATCAAACACCGCGTTATGCACAACCGGGCGAAGAAGGAGTAGAAGGCTGGAAAATACTGGAGCTAAAAGTATTGGCCGACGTTGGTTTGGTTGGATTCCCAAGTGCTGGAAAATCAACATTGTTGTCGGTGGTTTCGGCAGCAAAGCCAAAAATTGCCGACTACCCGTTTACCACACTTGTACCCAATCTGGGTATTGTTGGGCATCGCGAACAACGATCGTTTGTAATGGCCGATATTCCGGGAATTATTGAAGGTGCACACGAAGGTAAAGGATTGGGATTGCGCTTTTTGAGGCACATCGAACGTAACTCGATGTTGTTGTTTATGGTGCCGGCCGATAGTAAAGATCACCTGAAAGAATATAAAGTATTACTCAACGAACTCGAAAAGTACAATCCTGAGTTGCTCGACAAGCAGCGGTTTTTAACCATTAGTAAAGCCGATATGTTAGATGAGGAATTGATGCAGGAAATCAGCAGCGAACTGGGCGAAATTCCACACCTATTCTTTTCTGCCGTTTCAGGGTTTAATATTCAACAATTGAAAGATCGAATCTGGGAAATTTTAAATAGTTAA
- a CDS encoding phosphatase PAP2 family protein — MELLQRILELDKDVFLFFNGFHNDFWDTIIIMITRQETWIPFFASILFFIIKNYRIKTLLIAIALAILIVATDQFSNVIKDSVQRLRPTHDPAISHLVHIFFGKGGQFGFVSAHAANSVAILVLTSRIFKSRSYYFLTLTWVLVFCYSRIYVGVHYPLDLICGGLIGWGVGWGLYKLLMFVENHFFFGRSPKIEKTALSRKDSGIIALVFFVSVVTVFLVVAQLHFFKIL, encoded by the coding sequence ATGGAATTATTGCAACGTATACTGGAGCTGGATAAAGATGTGTTTTTATTCTTCAATGGTTTTCACAACGACTTTTGGGATACCATTATAATAATGATAACGCGACAGGAAACGTGGATACCTTTTTTTGCCAGCATCCTGTTTTTTATAATAAAGAATTACAGAATCAAAACTTTGTTGATTGCAATTGCCCTGGCGATTTTAATCGTGGCTACTGATCAGTTTTCAAATGTGATAAAAGATTCTGTTCAACGTTTACGTCCAACACACGATCCGGCAATTTCTCACCTGGTTCATATATTCTTTGGGAAAGGTGGACAATTTGGATTTGTATCGGCACATGCTGCCAATTCTGTTGCTATTTTGGTGCTAACATCCCGTATTTTCAAAAGCCGCAGCTATTACTTTTTAACCCTGACCTGGGTGCTGGTGTTTTGCTATTCGCGTATTTATGTTGGGGTGCACTATCCGCTCGATCTGATTTGCGGAGGCTTGATCGGCTGGGGTGTCGGTTGGGGCTTGTACAAACTGCTGATGTTTGTCGAGAACCATTTCTTTTTTGGCCGCTCGCCAAAAATTGAAAAAACGGCACTGTCGCGAAAAGATTCCGGAATTATTGCTTTAGTGTTTTTTGTGTCGGTAGTTACCGTTTTTCTAGTGGTTGCCCAACTTCATTTTTTTAAAATTTTATAA
- a CDS encoding DNA topoisomerase IV subunit B, whose product MSANYDEGAIKTLDWQEHIRRRPGMYIGKLGDGTSADDGIYVLLKEVMDNSIDEFMMGHGKKIVVNVDQDRVTIRDYGRGIPLGKLVDVVSKMNTGAKYDNKVFKKSVGLNGVGIKAVNALSTDFTIKAVREGVAKEVYFSQGIKTGEKDFKNLDEENGTEVSFIPDVEVFKKYRYMSDYIVNMMKNYTFLNAGLTVEFNGERFYSRNGLRDLLEENMDHDPIYPIIHLRGEDIEVAITHGNQYGEDYYSFVNGQHTTQGGTHLQAFREVLVKTIRDFYKKDFDPSDIRASIVAAVSIKVEEPVFESQTKTKLGSRDIGPDGPSVRAHVGNFLQTELDNFLHKNHEVAEVLLKRIVESERERKAISGVKKLARQRAKKANLHNKKLRDCRVHFNEKDDRKEESSIFITEGDSASGSITKSRDVNTQAVFSLKGKPLNTFGLTKKVVYENEEFNLLQAALNIEEGMEDLRYNNVIIATDADVDGMHIRLLLITFFLQFFPELIKKGHVYILQTPLFRVRNKQKTFYCYSDEEKVKAINKLRGKPEITRFKGLGEISPDEFKHFIGKDIRLDPVQMRKHESVAEMLAYYMGKNTQERQEFIIKNLYVEKDEVE is encoded by the coding sequence ATGAGCGCAAACTACGACGAAGGTGCAATTAAAACGTTAGACTGGCAGGAGCACATCCGGCGACGTCCGGGTATGTACATAGGTAAACTTGGAGACGGAACTTCTGCTGATGATGGTATTTACGTTTTGCTAAAAGAGGTAATGGATAACTCTATCGACGAATTTATGATGGGGCATGGTAAAAAGATCGTTGTGAATGTCGATCAGGACCGGGTTACCATTCGCGATTATGGTCGTGGGATTCCTTTGGGGAAATTGGTTGATGTGGTGAGCAAAATGAATACCGGCGCCAAATACGATAACAAGGTTTTTAAAAAATCGGTGGGATTAAACGGTGTTGGTATTAAAGCCGTAAATGCCCTTTCAACCGATTTCACTATAAAAGCAGTTCGCGAAGGTGTGGCTAAAGAAGTATATTTTAGCCAGGGGATTAAAACCGGTGAGAAAGATTTTAAAAATCTGGACGAGGAAAATGGAACCGAGGTGAGTTTTATTCCCGATGTAGAAGTGTTCAAAAAGTATCGTTATATGAGCGATTATATCGTAAATATGATGAAAAACTATACGTTTCTGAATGCTGGATTAACCGTTGAGTTCAATGGCGAAAGATTTTATTCGCGCAACGGTTTACGCGATTTGCTGGAAGAGAACATGGATCACGACCCAATTTACCCAATTATACATCTCAGAGGCGAAGATATTGAAGTTGCCATAACGCATGGTAATCAATACGGGGAGGATTATTATTCGTTTGTAAACGGTCAGCACACCACCCAGGGAGGGACTCACTTACAGGCTTTTCGCGAAGTTTTAGTAAAAACAATCAGGGATTTTTACAAGAAGGATTTCGACCCGTCGGATATACGGGCATCAATTGTGGCGGCTGTTAGCATTAAAGTCGAAGAGCCTGTATTTGAGTCGCAAACCAAAACCAAACTCGGATCAAGAGATATTGGCCCCGATGGCCCGTCGGTGCGTGCACACGTTGGTAATTTCCTGCAAACCGAGCTGGATAATTTCCTGCACAAAAACCACGAAGTTGCCGAAGTTTTACTAAAGCGTATCGTTGAGTCCGAGCGCGAAAGGAAAGCAATTTCGGGGGTGAAAAAGCTGGCTCGTCAACGCGCCAAAAAAGCCAATTTGCATAACAAAAAATTGCGCGACTGCCGTGTTCACTTCAACGAAAAAGATGACCGGAAAGAAGAATCGAGCATTTTTATCACCGAGGGAGACTCGGCAAGTGGATCGATCACCAAATCGCGCGATGTAAATACTCAGGCCGTTTTTAGTTTGAAAGGAAAACCGCTGAATACTTTTGGCCTTACCAAAAAAGTGGTTTACGAAAACGAGGAGTTCAACCTCTTGCAGGCAGCATTGAACATTGAAGAAGGTATGGAAGACCTGCGTTACAATAACGTAATTATCGCTACCGATGCCGACGTTGACGGTATGCACATCCGTTTGCTGCTCATCACTTTCTTCCTTCAGTTTTTCCCTGAGTTGATTAAGAAGGGGCATGTTTATATTTTGCAAACACCGCTTTTCAGGGTGCGTAACAAGCAAAAAACGTTCTATTGCTATTCGGACGAAGAGAAGGTGAAAGCCATTAATAAACTGCGTGGGAAACCCGAAATAACCCGATTTAAAGGATTGGGCGAAATCTCGCCTGATGAATTCAAACATTTCATTGGAAAAGATATCCGGCTCGATCCGGTGCAGATGAGAAAGCACGAATCGGTGGCCGAAATGCTGGCTTATTACATGGGCAAAAATACGCAGGAACGACAGGAATTTATTATCAAAAACCTGTATGTTGAAAAAGACGAAGTAGAGTAA
- a CDS encoding DNA gyrase/topoisomerase IV subunit A: MSEENLNQEEIQDDNIKEEVTYLSGMYRDWFLDYASYVILERAVPYINDGLKPVQRRIMHAMREMDDGRYNKVANIIGQTMQYHPHGDASIGDAIVQIGQKELLIDSQGNWGNILTGDGSAAPRYIEARLTKFALEVLFNPKTTEWKLSYDGRKKEPVTLPVKFPLLLAQGVDGIAVGLASKMFPHNFNELLDASINYLREKDFELYPDFPTGGSADFSKYNDGLRGGSVKVRARIEKRDNKTLVINEVPYGKTTTTLIESIIKANDKGKIKVKKIDDNTAEHVEILVHLAAGVSSDKTIDALYAFTDCEVSLSPNACIIENDKPHFIGVSEILTRSADSTKALLKLELEIRKSELEEQWHFSSLEKIFIEERIYKDKKFEDSENMDQAVAHIDKRLEPWKPKLKREVTREDILKLMEIRMARILKFNKDKANDLLKSIEDEIAEVEHNIENITEFTIAWFKHLKKKYGKGKERKTEIRSFENIVASKVVVKNEKLYVDRKEGFMGTSLRKEEFVCDCSDIDDIIVFRRDGSYFITKVSDKAFIGKNILHLAVFKKNDKRTIYNVVYKDGKSGNFYMKRFFVTGVTRDKEYNMTKETKGSRIVYFSANPNGEAEILRIVLKPKPRLKKLIFEEDLSELAIKGRQSMGNILSKNDIHKITLKERGVSTLGGRKIWFDPDVLRLNADNRGTFLGEFSGEDKILVIYKNGEFQLYNYDLSNHFQQDILVIEKFDQRKILSAVYYDADQKYYYVKRFEIDEPEGKLIRFIGDNNDNKLISLTWVHYPRLELTFGGKNAERENEIIEVAEFIGVKSWKAKGKRLSNYEVDKIEEIEPIIKDDYDHHEEEEDEAEKEQDRNPDKKEDVDDIPLEINRPKKDDDDDDGRGQMSLWQ; encoded by the coding sequence ATGTCAGAAGAGAATTTAAATCAGGAAGAAATTCAGGACGATAACATAAAAGAGGAAGTAACGTACCTGTCGGGCATGTACCGCGACTGGTTTTTAGATTATGCCTCGTATGTAATACTCGAACGGGCGGTGCCGTACATTAACGACGGACTAAAACCTGTGCAGCGGCGTATTATGCATGCCATGCGCGAAATGGACGATGGGCGCTACAACAAAGTGGCCAACATTATCGGGCAAACCATGCAATATCACCCGCATGGCGACGCTTCAATCGGCGATGCCATTGTGCAGATCGGGCAGAAAGAATTGCTGATCGACTCGCAGGGAAACTGGGGGAATATTCTTACCGGCGACGGATCGGCGGCACCTCGTTACATTGAAGCCCGACTGACCAAATTTGCTTTGGAAGTACTTTTTAATCCGAAAACTACCGAGTGGAAACTGTCGTACGACGGCCGTAAAAAGGAACCGGTAACGCTTCCGGTAAAATTCCCATTGCTGTTGGCGCAGGGAGTTGACGGTATTGCAGTTGGACTGGCATCAAAAATGTTTCCTCATAACTTTAACGAACTGCTGGATGCTTCAATAAATTACCTTCGGGAAAAAGATTTTGAATTGTATCCTGATTTTCCAACAGGTGGCTCGGCTGATTTTAGCAAATACAACGATGGTTTGCGTGGCGGTTCGGTGAAAGTTCGTGCAAGAATTGAAAAACGCGATAATAAAACATTGGTAATAAACGAGGTGCCGTATGGAAAAACAACCACGACGCTGATCGAATCGATTATTAAGGCGAACGACAAAGGAAAAATCAAAGTAAAAAAGATTGACGATAACACGGCTGAGCATGTGGAGATTTTGGTACATCTGGCAGCAGGAGTTTCGTCGGATAAAACCATTGATGCACTTTATGCATTTACCGATTGCGAAGTTTCGTTGTCGCCAAATGCCTGTATCATCGAAAATGATAAACCGCATTTTATTGGCGTTTCCGAGATTCTGACACGATCGGCCGATTCAACAAAAGCTTTGCTGAAACTTGAGCTGGAAATTCGTAAATCGGAACTGGAAGAGCAGTGGCATTTTTCCTCACTGGAGAAAATATTTATTGAAGAGCGAATTTACAAGGATAAAAAGTTTGAGGATTCGGAAAACATGGATCAGGCGGTGGCGCATATCGACAAGCGTCTGGAACCATGGAAACCAAAACTAAAGCGCGAAGTTACGCGCGAAGATATTCTGAAACTGATGGAGATTCGTATGGCGCGTATCCTGAAATTCAACAAGGATAAAGCCAACGATCTGCTAAAATCGATTGAAGACGAAATTGCTGAGGTTGAGCACAACATCGAAAATATTACTGAATTTACCATTGCCTGGTTTAAACACCTGAAAAAGAAGTACGGAAAAGGCAAGGAGCGTAAAACCGAAATTCGAAGTTTCGAAAATATTGTTGCCTCGAAAGTGGTAGTGAAAAACGAAAAACTGTATGTCGACCGGAAAGAGGGATTTATGGGAACATCGCTTAGAAAGGAAGAATTTGTTTGCGATTGTTCTGATATCGACGACATAATTGTATTCCGCCGCGATGGTTCGTATTTTATTACCAAGGTTTCGGATAAAGCATTTATCGGCAAAAATATTTTGCACCTGGCCGTTTTCAAGAAAAACGATAAGCGTACCATTTACAACGTGGTTTATAAAGACGGCAAATCGGGCAATTTCTATATGAAACGCTTTTTTGTTACGGGCGTAACCCGCGACAAAGAGTATAATATGACAAAAGAAACCAAAGGCTCGCGTATTGTCTATTTTTCGGCCAACCCGAATGGTGAAGCAGAAATCCTGCGTATTGTACTGAAACCAAAACCGCGACTGAAAAAGCTGATTTTTGAGGAAGACTTGAGCGAGCTGGCTATTAAAGGCCGTCAGTCGATGGGGAATATTTTGAGTAAAAACGACATTCATAAAATTACTCTTAAAGAACGAGGAGTGTCAACACTCGGTGGACGGAAAATCTGGTTCGATCCGGATGTATTACGTCTGAATGCTGACAACCGCGGAACATTCCTGGGTGAATTTTCGGGAGAAGACAAAATCCTTGTTATATACAAAAACGGCGAGTTCCAGTTGTATAATTACGATTTGAGCAACCACTTTCAGCAGGATATTTTGGTGATTGAGAAATTTGATCAACGGAAAATTTTGTCGGCGGTTTATTACGATGCCGACCAGAAATATTACTACGTGAAACGTTTTGAAATTGATGAGCCGGAAGGAAAGCTGATCCGTTTTATTGGCGATAACAACGACAATAAACTGATTAGTTTAACCTGGGTACATTATCCGCGTCTGGAGCTTACTTTTGGCGGAAAGAATGCTGAGCGCGAAAATGAGATCATTGAGGTGGCCGAGTTTATCGGGGTGAAATCGTGGAAAGCAAAAGGCAAACGACTGAGTAACTATGAAGTGGATAAGATTGAGGAAATAGAACCGATAATTAAGGATGATTATGATCATCATGAGGAAGAGGAGGATGAAGCGGAAAAAGAACAGGATCGTAATCCGGATAAGAAAGAGGATGTGGATGATATTCCACTTGAAATAAACCGTCCTAAAAAGGATGACGATGACGACGATGGGCGTGGGCAAATGTCGTTATGGCAGTAA
- a CDS encoding shikimate kinase encodes MRIYLIGYMGCGKSRLGRLLSEHMGVQFVDMDDYIEERNCKTVPQIFADHGEDGFRQRERKALEELAEFTDIVIATGGGAPCFFDNIDLMNTTGKTVFLNIDPAILADRLMNSKTERPLIKGKSREELVAFIDETLKKRKQFYSQAQFEITEPDFALDRLEEMIS; translated from the coding sequence ATGCGAATATATTTGATTGGATACATGGGATGTGGGAAGTCGCGATTGGGACGCCTTTTATCGGAACACATGGGCGTGCAGTTTGTCGACATGGACGATTACATTGAAGAAAGAAATTGTAAGACGGTACCGCAAATTTTTGCCGACCACGGAGAAGATGGCTTTCGGCAGAGAGAGCGGAAAGCGTTGGAAGAACTGGCCGAATTTACCGACATTGTAATTGCTACCGGAGGCGGAGCACCCTGTTTTTTTGATAACATCGACTTGATGAATACTACCGGGAAGACTGTATTTCTGAATATCGATCCTGCTATTCTTGCTGATCGTCTTATGAATTCGAAAACCGAACGACCGCTTATTAAAGGAAAATCGCGTGAAGAACTGGTTGCTTTTATTGATGAAACACTAAAGAAACGAAAGCAATTTTATTCGCAGGCACAATTTGAAATTACTGAACCCGATTTTGCTTTGGATCGACTAGAGGAAATGATTTCGTAA
- a CDS encoding thiamine pyrophosphate-binding protein: protein MSTVAEVFAHTLKEIGVRYVFGVPSGNMIDYVEALRKEEGIDFILVGHESTAAFMAGVCGRLTGVPGACFATFGPGATNLSTGVGGAQLDRFPLLAFTDEMPDELLKCTVQMNINHQQLFFPITKWTTRLNQNNVEEIILKGAGIATDDSPGAVHIGIPAGIGRNQVQKVKAEVDYLRLEKKRWSPLIADQIAKVEKLIQTSKKPVLAVGLSAVHAQMEEQILALAEKFQVPVVLTPMAKGLFPEDHPLYAGVLFHALSNEVAKVYSQADLVIGIGYDPVEFNYEDWIPDVPLIHIDQKEADVATGQIPEIFNVVGALDVALNELLKLDVNPKDWDVQFIQANKQQIFKKLTPKAGSFGPLAVVDELRKVLPGEGILTVDVGAHLHLVGQQWRTPKPEKLLMTNGWSSMGFAIPAALAAKLCNPDLPVVALMGDGGFLMMSGELATAKRLNLNIVFVVIYDGSLSLISIKQTRKHFDSGYGTDLNLLEGEPTNHYFGVPVVCVTNNDEYKKALENAFAADGPLVIEAVVSSEEYDGLVLQSNK, encoded by the coding sequence ATGTCAACAGTTGCAGAAGTTTTCGCTCATACGCTAAAAGAAATCGGAGTACGCTATGTTTTTGGAGTGCCCAGTGGAAACATGATTGATTATGTGGAAGCTTTGCGAAAAGAAGAAGGCATCGATTTCATTCTGGTTGGGCACGAATCAACGGCAGCTTTTATGGCCGGAGTTTGTGGTCGGTTAACCGGTGTTCCGGGAGCATGTTTTGCAACTTTTGGGCCGGGAGCCACAAATTTAAGTACAGGAGTTGGCGGCGCACAGCTGGATCGGTTTCCGCTGTTAGCTTTCACCGATGAAATGCCCGATGAGTTGTTAAAGTGCACCGTACAAATGAATATCAATCATCAGCAACTTTTCTTTCCTATTACGAAATGGACAACCCGCCTGAACCAGAATAATGTTGAGGAAATTATTTTAAAAGGAGCAGGGATTGCAACTGACGATTCGCCCGGAGCAGTACATATTGGTATCCCGGCCGGAATTGGGAGAAATCAGGTACAGAAAGTAAAAGCAGAAGTGGATTATTTGCGTTTGGAAAAGAAACGCTGGTCGCCATTGATTGCTGATCAAATTGCCAAAGTTGAAAAGCTCATTCAAACAAGTAAAAAGCCTGTTCTTGCTGTTGGATTGTCGGCAGTGCATGCGCAGATGGAGGAGCAAATTCTTGCACTTGCCGAGAAATTTCAGGTGCCGGTAGTGCTAACTCCAATGGCAAAAGGGCTGTTTCCTGAAGATCATCCATTGTATGCCGGAGTGCTTTTTCATGCTTTGTCAAACGAAGTTGCAAAAGTTTATTCGCAAGCCGACCTGGTTATTGGAATTGGTTACGATCCGGTGGAGTTTAACTACGAAGACTGGATACCTGACGTTCCGCTGATTCATATCGACCAGAAAGAAGCTGATGTGGCAACCGGACAAATTCCGGAAATATTTAATGTAGTAGGAGCACTGGACGTTGCCTTAAACGAATTGCTTAAACTCGATGTAAACCCAAAAGATTGGGATGTTCAATTTATACAAGCGAATAAACAACAGATCTTCAAAAAACTGACGCCGAAAGCCGGCAGTTTTGGTCCGCTGGCAGTGGTTGATGAATTGCGAAAAGTTTTACCGGGAGAGGGAATTTTAACGGTTGATGTTGGTGCTCATTTACATTTGGTAGGGCAGCAATGGCGTACTCCCAAACCGGAAAAATTATTGATGACAAACGGCTGGTCGAGTATGGGTTTTGCTATTCCTGCAGCTTTGGCGGCAAAACTTTGTAATCCTGATCTGCCTGTTGTCGCGCTAATGGGTGACGGTGGTTTTCTGATGATGTCCGGCGAATTGGCAACGGCAAAACGCCTTAATCTGAACATTGTTTTTGTGGTGATTTACGACGGTAGTTTGTCGCTGATAAGTATAAAGCAGACCAGAAAACATTTCGATAGTGGTTACGGAACGGATTTAAACTTGCTCGAAGGTGAGCCAACCAATCATTATTTTGGTGTTCCGGTAGTTTGTGTGACAAACAACGATGAGTACAAAAAGGCCTTGGAAAACGCCTTTGCTGCCGATGGGCCGCTTGTAATTGAGGCAGTGGTTAGCAGCGAGGAATATGATGGATTGGTGTTGCAGTCCAATAAATAA
- a CDS encoding IS4 family transposase, with amino-acid sequence MNQGKYIFAQLTDFLPRRVFDRIVSKHNGNKYVRTFTCWNQMLCMVFGQLTSRDSMRDLLLSLEAHKSKYYHLGFGSTITRRNLGKANEKRSYKIFEDFAYVLIEEARKSCYRSDFEINVDGNIYAFDSSTIDLCLSVFWWAEFRKTKGGIKLHTLYDVKTSIPTFLYISNAKMHDVNALDLISYEPGSFYVIDKAYIDFKRLYHLHQQRAFFVTRAKDNMRFKRLYSNPVDKATGVKYDQIGKLETYYPSKDYPEKLRRVKYYDCESDKELIFLTNNMELKPTEIAYLYKKRWEVELFFKWMKQHLKIKSFWGTTINAVKIQMYCAIIAYCLVALIGNRLKVNRSIYEILQILSISLLDKTPVKEVLTKYDYKNIKELKNKQLIISGF; translated from the coding sequence ATGAACCAAGGCAAATATATCTTCGCACAACTTACAGATTTTTTACCCAGACGTGTATTTGACAGAATTGTCAGCAAACACAACGGGAATAAGTATGTGAGAACTTTTACATGTTGGAATCAAATGCTATGTATGGTATTTGGACAGCTAACTTCAAGAGACAGTATGAGAGATCTACTCTTAAGTCTTGAAGCTCATAAATCTAAATATTATCATCTCGGATTTGGTTCAACAATAACTCGAAGAAACCTTGGCAAAGCCAATGAAAAACGTAGTTATAAAATCTTTGAAGATTTTGCTTATGTTCTCATAGAGGAAGCACGCAAAAGCTGCTACAGATCGGATTTTGAAATCAACGTTGACGGCAATATTTATGCATTTGATTCATCAACAATAGATCTTTGTCTTAGCGTATTCTGGTGGGCTGAGTTTCGGAAAACAAAAGGTGGCATTAAACTGCACACTTTGTATGATGTTAAAACATCTATACCTACGTTCTTGTATATCTCAAATGCCAAAATGCACGATGTCAATGCACTTGATTTAATCTCATATGAGCCTGGAAGCTTTTATGTGATCGACAAAGCTTACATTGATTTTAAAAGGCTATATCATCTTCACCAGCAGCGGGCTTTCTTTGTTACACGGGCAAAAGATAACATGCGATTTAAGCGGTTGTATTCAAACCCCGTTGACAAAGCAACCGGAGTGAAATATGATCAAATCGGCAAGTTGGAAACTTATTACCCAAGCAAAGATTATCCAGAGAAGCTTAGGAGAGTAAAATACTATGATTGTGAATCAGATAAGGAACTAATTTTCCTTACCAACAACATGGAACTTAAACCTACCGAAATAGCTTATCTGTATAAGAAGCGTTGGGAAGTAGAACTGTTCTTCAAGTGGATGAAACAGCATCTGAAGATAAAATCCTTTTGGGGAACAACTATTAATGCTGTAAAAATCCAAATGTATTGTGCGATCATCGCATACTGTCTTGTTGCCCTAATTGGTAACAGGTTGAAAGTTAACCGCTCAATCTACGAAATCCTACAAATCCTTAGCATATCTCTACTCGATAAAACTCCTGTAAAAGAAGTGCTTACGAAATACGATTACAAAAATATCAAAGAACTAAAAAATAAACAATTAATAATCAGCGGGTTTTAA